Genomic DNA from Candidatus Sphingomonas phytovorans:
GCCGGCGACGGCGCGGGAGACTCATGTGTCGCTGTTCGACGGCTCCAATGCCGGGTTCGAGTTGACCGACCGGCCCGCGTTCAGCGTGCAATATCATCCCGAGGCGAGCCCGGGCCCGCAGGACAGCTTCTATCTGTTCGAGAAGTTCGTCGGCTCGCTGGAGAAAGCGGCATGACGCTCCCCGAGGTGGATCAGACCAGGTTCGAGCAGGAATGGCTCGGCGACCAGGACGTTCTCGCGAGCCTTGCGAAGAATGGCGACAGGCCGGAAATTCCCCGGACGGTCGATGTGAGCTTCAGCGGTGACGAAGAGGCGCTGGATCGTCTTGCCGAGAATGCCGGGGAACTTGGCTTCGCGGTGATCGACCGCGAGGAGAATGAGGAAGGCGGCATATCGCTCTTCCTGGCGCGGGAGCAGAAGGCGGACGCTGCTTCGATCAAGGCGCTGACGCTTCAATGCCTGCAGATCGAGATACTTTACGACGTGGAATATGAGGGTTGGGGCTGCATGGCCGAAACGGGATCGAGCCACTAATGCCAAAACGCACTGACATCTCCTCCATCCTCGTCATTGGCGCTGGTCCGATCGTCATCGGCCAGGCGTGCGAGTTCGATTATTCCGGCACGCAGGCGATCAAGGCGCTGCGCGAGGAGGGCTATCGCATCGTCCTGGTCAATTCGAACCCGGCGACGATCATGACCGACCCCGAACTGGCCGATGCGACCTATGTCGAGCCGATCACGCCGGAGATCGTCGCCAAGATCATCGAGAAGGAGCGGCCTGACGCCGTCCTGCCGACCATGGGCGGGCAGACCGCGCTCAACACCGCGCTCGCGCTGTTCAACGATGGCACGCTGGCGAAATTCGGCGTGCAGATGATCGGCGCCGATGCCGAGGCGATCGACAAGGCCGAGGACCGGCTGAAGTTCCGCGACGCGATGGACAAGATCGGGCTCGAATCCGCCCGTTCGGCCATCGCGCACACGCTGGAAGAGGCGTTGGCCGGGCTTGAGACGACCGGTCTGCCGGCGATCATCCGTCCGAGCTTCACCATGGGCGGCTCGGGCGGCGGCATTGCCTATAATCGCGAGGAATTCGAGGAGATCGTCCGCAAGGGGCTGGACGCATCGCCGACCACCGAGGTGCTGATCGAGGAATCGCTGCTCGGCTGGAAAGAATATGAGATGGAGGTCGTGCGCGACCGCAACGACAATTGCATCATCATCTGTTCGATCGAGAATGTCGATCCGATGGGCGTCCATA
This window encodes:
- a CDS encoding ribonuclease E inhibitor RraB, with amino-acid sequence MTLPEVDQTRFEQEWLGDQDVLASLAKNGDRPEIPRTVDVSFSGDEEALDRLAENAGELGFAVIDREENEEGGISLFLAREQKADAASIKALTLQCLQIEILYDVEYEGWGCMAETGSSH